One genomic region from Nocardioides plantarum encodes:
- a CDS encoding YihY/virulence factor BrkB family protein, translated as MSAVGRVDRTQRRFTVFGFPLAVIYKFFDDQGNYLAAAISYYAFIAIFPLLLLASSIFGFILQGNPGLQDQVLNSALAQFPIVGQELGRPQGLRGSTGAVVAGALAAAYGSLGLGQAIQNLMATAWAIPRNSRPNPVLLRAKSLLLLLFAGIAVVGVSVLSALGSNTEVFGDGVNATIRLLIQVATVLVVGLVLTVLMRFASARSHRITRAAPGAFTVAVLWQLLQYLGTFYVEKVLTGPTSLNQTFGFVLGLIGLLYIASVMAILGVEVNVVLARRLWPRALLTPFTDAVDLTEADRRAYAMYAQMQRHKGFETVVVRFDGRDGDTHEIVLEPDKKQPDLHGSVDPTPHPDAPPTSAPQHHRGEGRVT; from the coding sequence ATGAGCGCCGTGGGTCGGGTCGACCGGACCCAGCGTCGCTTCACCGTGTTCGGGTTCCCGCTGGCGGTGATCTACAAGTTCTTCGACGACCAGGGCAACTACCTGGCGGCCGCGATCAGCTACTACGCGTTCATCGCGATCTTCCCGCTGCTGCTGCTGGCCTCGTCGATCTTCGGCTTCATCCTGCAGGGCAACCCCGGCCTGCAGGACCAGGTGCTCAACTCGGCGCTCGCCCAGTTCCCGATCGTCGGGCAGGAGCTCGGCCGGCCGCAGGGTCTGCGGGGCTCGACGGGCGCGGTCGTCGCCGGTGCCCTCGCGGCGGCGTACGGCTCACTGGGTCTGGGCCAGGCCATCCAGAACCTGATGGCGACGGCGTGGGCGATCCCGCGCAACAGCCGCCCCAACCCGGTGCTGCTGCGCGCCAAGAGCCTGCTGCTCCTGCTCTTCGCCGGCATCGCCGTGGTCGGCGTCTCGGTGCTCTCGGCGCTGGGCAGCAACACCGAGGTCTTCGGCGACGGCGTCAACGCGACCATCCGGCTGCTGATCCAGGTCGCGACGGTGCTCGTCGTCGGCCTGGTCCTCACCGTGCTGATGCGCTTCGCCTCGGCCCGCAGCCACCGAATCACCCGCGCCGCGCCGGGCGCGTTCACGGTGGCTGTGCTGTGGCAGCTGCTGCAGTACCTCGGCACGTTCTACGTCGAGAAGGTCCTCACCGGGCCGACCTCGCTCAACCAGACGTTCGGCTTCGTCCTCGGGCTCATCGGGCTGCTCTACATCGCCTCGGTGATGGCGATCCTCGGCGTCGAGGTCAACGTCGTCCTGGCCCGCCGGCTCTGGCCCCGGGCCCTGCTCACGCCGTTCACCGACGCCGTCGACCTCACCGAGGCCGACCGCCGCGCCTACGCGATGTACGCCCAGATGCAGCGCCACAAGGGCTTCGAGACCGTCGTGGTGCGCTTCGACGGCCGCGACGGCGACACCCACGAGATCGTCCTCGAGCCCGACAAGAAGCAGCCCGACCTGCACGGCTCGGTCGACCCGACGCCCCACCCGGACGCACCGCCGACCTCGGCGCCCCAGCACCATCGCGGTGAGGGGCGCGTCACCTAG
- a CDS encoding DUF1295 domain-containing protein gives MDNVLVALGASLLTVVVAMSVTAVRIKQLDKAAVVDVTWGAGFVLVALVAAVVATLSDEGDAWHAWLLVALVAVWGGRLAWHVRGRAVGDHGGKEDPRYAEMLGGSVSEVGLATVVRRVLLVQGVAQWFIAIPVAVGAFFTVGDWWPAVALGVVVWAVGLFFETVGDRQLAAYKATPKGQRPQVMETGLWAWTRHPNYFGDATVWWGLWLVGGLGSGWVVGLATVLSPIAMTVFIRNVTGAKLLEKTMMQRPGFPEYAERVPLFFPRPPRRRG, from the coding sequence ATGGACAACGTGCTGGTCGCCCTGGGCGCCTCCCTGCTGACGGTCGTGGTCGCGATGTCGGTGACCGCCGTCCGCATCAAGCAGCTCGACAAGGCGGCCGTCGTCGACGTGACGTGGGGCGCCGGTTTCGTGCTGGTCGCGCTGGTCGCAGCCGTCGTCGCGACCCTGAGCGACGAGGGCGACGCCTGGCACGCGTGGCTGCTGGTCGCCCTCGTGGCGGTGTGGGGCGGGCGGCTCGCGTGGCACGTCCGCGGTCGCGCCGTCGGCGACCACGGCGGCAAGGAGGACCCGCGCTACGCCGAGATGCTCGGCGGCTCGGTCTCCGAGGTCGGCCTCGCGACCGTCGTACGCCGGGTGCTGCTGGTGCAAGGTGTGGCGCAGTGGTTCATCGCGATCCCGGTGGCCGTCGGCGCGTTCTTCACCGTCGGCGACTGGTGGCCCGCCGTCGCGCTCGGCGTGGTCGTGTGGGCCGTGGGGCTCTTCTTCGAGACCGTCGGCGACCGACAGCTCGCGGCCTACAAGGCGACGCCCAAGGGCCAGCGCCCCCAGGTGATGGAGACCGGGCTGTGGGCCTGGACGCGCCACCCCAACTACTTCGGCGACGCGACCGTCTGGTGGGGGCTCTGGCTCGTCGGCGGCCTGGGGTCGGGCTGGGTCGTCGGTCTCGCCACGGTCCTGTCGCCGATCGCGATGACCGTCTTCATCCGCAACGTCACCGGCGCCAAGCTGCTCGAGAAGACGATGATGCAGCGCCCCGGCTTCCCCGAGTACGCCGAGCGCGTGCCGTTGTTCTTCCCGCGGCCGCCGCGTCGTCGTGGCTGA
- a CDS encoding response regulator — translation MEPLDPVADPTGAVAAEWMVRALPDGLWMFDADGVTTYANAALLSMLARDAPGADAFTVFDVLDEQGQDDFARHLAARDREEGPDHDLECCLHRADGSEFWALVSHVPLLDDDGERRGWLYRVRDHSRQRTLLDDLVRREQQAAEAQVIAGVGSWERNVATGVVDWSEQAYRLCRVDPATFVPNRDSFMSLMDPRDLELILPLYIEMLDGGEPLDVECRLAGEPETWLRVRGRVVVDGAGEVVRIGGTLQDVTESKRNRQGLEFLTAMGRAANESTTLREVLISSESLVRPYARWPAVLVAAPESPEPGADLFYIDMAWSHTDEGDRQFARDLAREAVTHRGALQRRGPGGSVLVAGAVRVGERLACVIVSDSEVPEPASGGDLVYFEQMLALLAHVAEREWTGEELAAARDQALSASRAKSDFLATMSHEIRTPLNGVIGLSELLRRTELTTHQQRLAEGVDQAGRTLLALVNDILDLSKIEAGRLDLEEVDFDPRTVVEQSAGLVADAAREKGLELVVSSAVDIPPLVRGDPVRFGQVITNLAANAVKFTAKGEVVIRAERDGAQVRVSVRDTGLGIAPEAQARLFDAFTQADSSTTREYGGTGLGLAISKRIVAAMDGDIGVQSAPGVGSTFWFTVTFGTALEGRPSGQEGVRESAVAGLRVLVVDDNATNRFILTEQLTGWAIDVTAVESAYEALVELDTSVRHGTPYDVVLLDYMMPGADGEQLARIVRAESRHDETRLVLLSSATEPAAGWLDDAGIDSFLSKPVLASRLLDTLATLVGHWEAVVEQAGVAVASPADRGRILVVEDNAINQLVAEGVLRRLGFEVQLADNGAAGVAAVADQPEGFAAILMDCQMPVMDGFDATRAVRAIQHGGTRTPIIAMTAAAVRGERERCLEAGMDDFLPKPVDVRLLGKMLDRWVAPRPLPVTQAREVPDAPGPPVPATTARLAELLEDGIGLTFVAQMVGRFEAGAVDLLAALTRSAREGDARETGLQAHALRGSASNLGLAWLADQCAQIEHAARDGQLPPDAVLDGLRVAITDGARDLAAFVHAQAPDA, via the coding sequence GTGGAGCCCCTCGATCCCGTCGCCGACCCCACCGGCGCGGTGGCCGCCGAGTGGATGGTGCGCGCCCTGCCCGACGGGCTGTGGATGTTCGACGCGGACGGGGTGACGACGTACGCCAACGCCGCCCTGCTCAGCATGCTGGCGCGCGATGCCCCTGGGGCGGACGCCTTCACCGTCTTCGACGTGCTCGACGAGCAGGGGCAGGACGACTTCGCCCGCCACCTCGCCGCCCGCGACCGCGAGGAGGGGCCGGATCACGACCTCGAGTGCTGCCTGCACCGGGCGGACGGGTCGGAGTTCTGGGCGCTGGTCAGCCACGTGCCGCTGCTCGACGACGACGGTGAGCGGCGGGGCTGGCTCTACCGCGTGCGCGACCACTCCCGGCAGCGCACCCTGCTCGACGACCTGGTGCGACGCGAGCAGCAGGCCGCCGAGGCCCAGGTCATCGCCGGGGTCGGCAGCTGGGAGCGCAACGTGGCCACCGGGGTGGTCGACTGGTCGGAGCAGGCCTACCGGCTGTGCCGCGTCGACCCGGCGACCTTCGTGCCCAACAGGGACTCCTTCATGAGCCTGATGGACCCCCGCGACCTCGAGCTCATCCTGCCCCTCTACATCGAGATGCTCGACGGCGGCGAGCCGCTCGACGTCGAGTGCCGGCTCGCCGGTGAGCCCGAGACGTGGCTGCGGGTCCGGGGTCGCGTCGTCGTCGACGGGGCCGGCGAGGTGGTCCGCATCGGCGGAACCCTGCAGGACGTCACCGAGTCCAAGCGCAACCGGCAGGGGCTGGAGTTCCTCACCGCGATGGGGAGGGCGGCCAACGAGTCGACGACCCTGCGCGAGGTGCTGATCAGCTCGGAGTCGCTGGTCCGGCCCTACGCACGGTGGCCCGCGGTCCTGGTCGCGGCACCCGAGTCGCCCGAACCCGGGGCCGACCTCTTCTACATCGACATGGCCTGGTCCCACACCGACGAGGGCGACCGGCAGTTCGCCCGTGACCTCGCGCGCGAGGCAGTGACGCATCGCGGGGCCCTGCAGCGTCGCGGGCCCGGCGGGAGCGTGCTGGTCGCCGGTGCGGTGCGCGTGGGCGAGCGCCTGGCTTGTGTGATCGTCTCGGACAGCGAGGTGCCGGAGCCGGCCTCGGGGGGCGACCTGGTGTACTTCGAGCAGATGCTGGCCCTGCTGGCCCATGTCGCCGAGCGGGAGTGGACCGGCGAGGAGCTCGCCGCCGCCCGCGACCAGGCACTGAGCGCCTCGCGCGCCAAGTCGGACTTCCTGGCCACGATGAGCCACGAGATCCGCACCCCGCTCAACGGCGTCATCGGGTTGAGCGAGCTGCTGCGTCGTACCGAGCTGACGACCCACCAGCAGCGTCTCGCCGAGGGCGTCGACCAGGCGGGCCGCACGCTGCTCGCCCTGGTCAACGACATCCTCGACCTGTCCAAGATCGAGGCCGGTCGGCTCGACCTCGAGGAGGTCGACTTCGACCCGCGCACCGTCGTCGAGCAGAGCGCCGGGCTGGTCGCCGACGCCGCGCGCGAGAAGGGCCTCGAGCTGGTGGTCTCGAGCGCGGTCGACATCCCGCCGCTGGTGCGCGGCGACCCGGTGCGCTTCGGACAGGTGATCACCAACCTGGCCGCCAACGCGGTCAAGTTCACCGCCAAGGGAGAGGTCGTGATCCGGGCCGAGCGCGACGGTGCGCAGGTGCGGGTGTCGGTACGCGACACCGGCCTCGGCATCGCCCCCGAGGCGCAGGCGCGACTCTTCGACGCCTTCACCCAGGCCGACAGCTCGACCACCCGCGAGTACGGCGGGACCGGGCTCGGCCTGGCCATCAGCAAACGCATCGTGGCCGCCATGGACGGCGACATCGGGGTGCAGAGCGCCCCCGGCGTGGGCAGCACGTTCTGGTTCACCGTCACGTTCGGCACGGCCCTCGAGGGCCGGCCCTCGGGCCAGGAGGGCGTGCGCGAGAGCGCCGTCGCCGGGCTGCGGGTGCTGGTCGTCGACGACAACGCCACCAATCGCTTCATCCTCACCGAGCAGCTCACCGGCTGGGCGATCGACGTGACGGCGGTCGAGTCGGCGTACGAGGCCCTGGTCGAGCTCGACACCTCGGTGCGCCACGGCACGCCGTACGACGTGGTGCTGCTCGACTACATGATGCCGGGCGCCGACGGCGAGCAGCTGGCCCGCATCGTGCGCGCGGAGTCGCGCCACGACGAGACCCGGCTCGTGCTGCTGTCCTCGGCCACCGAGCCGGCTGCGGGCTGGCTCGACGACGCGGGCATCGACAGCTTCCTCAGCAAGCCCGTGCTCGCCTCGCGCCTGCTCGACACCCTGGCCACGCTGGTCGGTCACTGGGAGGCCGTGGTCGAGCAGGCCGGCGTCGCCGTCGCCTCGCCCGCCGACCGGGGCCGGATCCTCGTCGTCGAGGACAACGCGATCAACCAGCTCGTGGCCGAGGGCGTGCTGCGCCGGCTCGGCTTCGAGGTGCAGCTGGCCGACAACGGCGCTGCCGGGGTGGCCGCCGTCGCCGACCAGCCGGAGGGCTTCGCCGCCATCCTGATGGACTGCCAGATGCCGGTGATGGACGGCTTCGACGCCACCCGCGCCGTCCGCGCGATCCAGCACGGCGGCACCCGCACCCCGATCATCGCGATGACCGCGGCCGCCGTACGCGGCGAGCGGGAGCGCTGTCTCGAGGCCGGGATGGACGACTTCCTGCCCAAGCCCGTCGACGTCCGCCTGCTGGGCAAGATGCTCGACCGGTGGGTGGCGCCCCGCCCGCTGCCCGTCACGCAGGCGCGCGAGGTGCCCGACGCCCCCGGGCCGCCGGTGCCCGCGACCACTGCCCGGCTCGCCGAGCTGCTCGAGGACGGCATCGGGCTCACCTTCGTCGCCCAGATGGTCGGTCGCTTCGAGGCCGGTGCCGTCGACCTCCTGGCGGCGCTCACCCGCTCGGCGCGCGAGGGCGACGCTCGCGAGACGGGCCTGCAGGCCCACGCCCTGCGCGGCAGCGCCAGCAACCTCGGCCTCGCCTGGCTCGCCGACCAGTGCGCCCAGATCGAGCACGCGGCCCGCGATGGGCAACTCCCCCCGGACGCCGTCCTCGACGGGCTGCGGGTCGCGATCACCGACGGCGCGCGCGACCTGGCGGCGTTCGTCCACGCGCAGGCGCCCGACGCCTGA
- a CDS encoding acyl-CoA dehydrogenase family protein, producing the protein MTTSLFSETEERQELRTQVAKLAGKYGREWFTAKARAGEKTTELWLELGKNGYLGINVPEEYGGGGGGIGDIAAVCEELAAQGCPMLLMVVSPAICGTVITKYGTEAQKQRWLPGLCDGTSTMAFAITEPDAGTNTHNITTTARRDGDEWVLSGQKIWISGVDEADHVLVVARTEDARTGKVKPVLLVVPTDAKGFEFHHIPVEMVSPEKQFQVFIDDVRLPADALVGDENGGLVQLFAGLNPERIMAASFSTGLARYALRQATAYAKERTVFKAPIGSHQAIAHPLAQSHIEIEMARLMTQKAAALYDDGDEAAAGEAANMAKYAAAEAACDAVDRAVQTHGGYGASQEYGMAGLLVAVRVGRIAPVSREMILNFVAMHSLGLPKSY; encoded by the coding sequence ATGACCACCAGCCTGTTCAGCGAGACCGAGGAGCGCCAGGAGCTCCGCACGCAGGTCGCCAAGCTCGCCGGCAAGTACGGCCGCGAGTGGTTCACCGCCAAGGCCCGCGCCGGGGAGAAGACGACCGAGCTGTGGCTCGAGCTGGGCAAGAACGGCTACCTCGGCATCAACGTGCCCGAGGAGTACGGCGGCGGCGGCGGTGGCATCGGCGACATCGCCGCGGTGTGCGAGGAGCTGGCGGCGCAGGGCTGCCCGATGCTGCTGATGGTCGTCAGCCCGGCGATCTGCGGCACCGTGATCACCAAGTACGGCACCGAGGCGCAGAAGCAGCGCTGGCTGCCCGGCCTGTGCGACGGCACCTCGACGATGGCCTTCGCCATCACCGAGCCCGACGCCGGCACCAACACCCACAACATCACCACGACCGCGCGCCGCGACGGCGACGAGTGGGTGCTCAGCGGCCAGAAGATCTGGATCTCCGGCGTCGACGAGGCCGACCACGTGCTCGTCGTGGCGCGCACCGAGGACGCCCGGACGGGCAAGGTCAAGCCGGTCCTGCTCGTCGTGCCGACCGACGCGAAGGGCTTCGAGTTCCACCACATCCCGGTCGAGATGGTCTCGCCCGAGAAGCAGTTCCAGGTGTTCATCGACGACGTCCGGCTGCCCGCCGACGCGCTCGTCGGCGACGAGAACGGGGGCCTGGTCCAGCTGTTCGCCGGGCTCAACCCCGAGCGCATCATGGCCGCCTCGTTCAGCACCGGGCTGGCCCGCTACGCGCTGCGGCAGGCCACGGCGTACGCGAAGGAGCGCACGGTGTTCAAGGCGCCCATCGGCAGCCACCAGGCCATCGCCCACCCCCTCGCCCAGAGCCACATCGAGATCGAGATGGCGCGGCTGATGACCCAGAAGGCCGCCGCCCTCTACGACGACGGCGACGAGGCCGCCGCCGGCGAGGCCGCCAACATGGCCAAGTACGCCGCCGCCGAGGCCGCCTGCGACGCCGTCGACCGCGCGGTGCAGACCCACGGTGGCTACGGCGCGTCGCAGGAGTACGGCATGGCCGGCCTCCTCGTCGCCGTCCGGGTCGGGCGGATCGCCCCGGTGAGCCGCGAGATGATCCTCAACTTCGTGGCCATGCACTCCCTGGGGCTGCCGAAGAGCTACTGA
- a CDS encoding carboxymuconolactone decarboxylase family protein: MSDPWIVGGAMALQEHAPAAAAALGRLVSLWPEQVDEEQLAAIRSVTAEGLGLTPLSTPPTSSSAGPDPAVMAFAEQFAVDVSVLDDELRTDWCAALGPATYDATLVAWVADYVPRVRVTLDALFGADSWFDEALSPARHARLVRDDYLREVALLRSLDPVTTELVRLRGARHHTCRAGMSRRSLAAMEAGADAATFQAVDHYRASDLDPAQQAALALTDAITWMPAHLRAQDLAGVRAHLAPVQAVEVVLDVMRNAVDKIAVALGADAAEVEGIQLFEIDEAGDLHFP; this comes from the coding sequence ATGTCCGATCCGTGGATCGTCGGCGGTGCGATGGCCCTGCAGGAGCACGCGCCGGCGGCGGCGGCCGCGCTCGGCCGGCTCGTCTCGCTGTGGCCCGAGCAGGTCGACGAGGAGCAGCTGGCCGCCATTCGCTCGGTCACCGCCGAGGGTCTCGGCCTGACCCCGCTGAGCACGCCGCCGACGTCGTCGTCGGCCGGTCCGGACCCCGCGGTGATGGCGTTCGCCGAGCAGTTCGCGGTCGACGTGTCGGTGCTCGACGACGAGCTGCGCACCGACTGGTGCGCGGCCCTCGGCCCGGCGACGTACGACGCCACGCTGGTCGCCTGGGTCGCCGACTACGTGCCCCGGGTCCGGGTCACCCTCGACGCGCTCTTCGGTGCCGACTCCTGGTTCGACGAGGCGCTGTCCCCGGCCCGGCACGCCCGGCTGGTGCGGGACGACTACCTGCGCGAGGTCGCCCTGCTCCGCAGTCTCGACCCCGTGACGACCGAGCTGGTGCGCCTGCGCGGCGCCCGCCACCACACCTGCCGCGCCGGCATGTCGCGGCGCAGCCTCGCGGCGATGGAGGCGGGGGCCGACGCCGCGACCTTCCAGGCCGTCGACCACTATCGCGCCAGCGACCTCGACCCCGCCCAGCAGGCCGCGCTGGCCCTCACCGACGCCATCACCTGGATGCCCGCCCACCTCCGCGCGCAGGACCTCGCGGGCGTCCGCGCGCACCTCGCCCCCGTCCAGGCGGTCGAGGTCGTCCTCGACGTGATGCGCAACGCGGTCGACAAGATCGCGGTGGCCCTGGGCGCCGACGCCGCCGAGGTCGAGGGCATCCAGCTCTTCGAGATCGACGAGGCGGGCGACCTGCACTTCCCCTAG
- a CDS encoding tyrosine-protein phosphatase codes for MTADDARWGEELTRLASADNFRDVTGPGYRTAAGEPLTAGVFWRSNELQLLDEDAATLASLGITAVFDLRSTDEVEAHPDVEVPGATWRHVEVVGIPPGAGAQLPDAAAAVETMLDIYRGFVTDADARRSFGTLIASLATSSTPQLFHCTAGKDRTGWVAALVLHVAGVADDVVEADYLLTNDRSAGTRDKYLGLVAEHLGADRVPTFEPTMVADLAYLHAGLEQAVASYGSVDGYLRDGLGLTDDLREALRRRLVA; via the coding sequence GTGACCGCCGACGACGCCCGCTGGGGCGAGGAGCTGACGCGCCTGGCGTCGGCCGACAACTTCCGCGACGTGACCGGCCCGGGCTACCGGACCGCGGCGGGCGAGCCGCTCACCGCCGGCGTGTTCTGGCGCTCCAACGAGCTGCAGCTGCTCGACGAGGACGCCGCGACCCTCGCCTCCCTCGGCATCACGGCCGTCTTCGACCTGCGCAGCACCGACGAGGTCGAGGCCCACCCCGACGTCGAGGTGCCGGGCGCGACCTGGCGTCATGTCGAGGTCGTCGGCATCCCCCCGGGCGCCGGGGCGCAGCTGCCCGACGCGGCGGCGGCGGTCGAGACGATGCTCGACATCTACCGGGGGTTCGTGACCGACGCCGACGCCCGCCGCTCGTTCGGCACCCTGATCGCCTCGCTGGCCACCTCGAGCACCCCCCAGCTCTTCCACTGCACCGCCGGCAAGGACCGCACCGGCTGGGTCGCCGCGCTCGTCCTGCACGTCGCGGGGGTCGCCGACGACGTCGTCGAGGCCGACTACCTGCTGACCAACGACCGCTCCGCCGGCACCCGCGACAAGTACCTCGGCCTCGTCGCCGAGCACCTCGGCGCCGACCGGGTCCCGACGTTCGAGCCGACCATGGTCGCCGACCTCGCCTACCTCCACGCCGGTCTGGAGCAGGCGGTGGCGTCGTACGGATCGGTCGACGGCTACCTGCGCGACGGGCTCGGCCTGACCGACGACCTGCGCGAGGCCCTGCGGCGGCGGCTCGTCGCGTAG
- a CDS encoding serine hydrolase — protein sequence MADVSYLVVDADTGEELASHEPDRVLRTASVAKVLVLSALARALEAGEVGSEEVLSRTVAPPVADSGLWHRMAVAELPVGDVALLVGAVSDNWATNVLVARLGLDAVNAFGLQHTALHDVVRDHRGPGDPPTLSTGTAREWVGVLVALHRRTWVSAAVSERVLGWLAAGVDHSLVASAFGLGGLDPLVGDAGLVNKTGTDSDVRCDIGLVTGSSRVAAYAGLGNGDPVDLVPRLRALGDRVRVLVGPG from the coding sequence GTGGCTGACGTCTCCTACCTCGTCGTCGACGCCGACACCGGCGAGGAGCTGGCGTCCCACGAGCCCGACCGGGTGCTGCGCACCGCCAGCGTGGCCAAGGTCCTGGTGCTGTCGGCCCTGGCGCGCGCCCTCGAGGCGGGCGAGGTCGGGAGCGAGGAGGTGCTGTCGCGCACGGTCGCTCCCCCGGTCGCCGACTCCGGGCTCTGGCACCGGATGGCGGTCGCGGAGCTGCCGGTGGGCGACGTGGCGCTGCTCGTCGGCGCGGTCAGCGACAACTGGGCGACCAACGTGCTCGTGGCGCGGCTCGGGCTCGACGCCGTCAACGCGTTCGGTCTGCAGCACACCGCCCTCCACGACGTCGTCCGCGACCACCGCGGCCCCGGCGACCCGCCCACGCTCAGCACGGGGACCGCGCGTGAGTGGGTCGGGGTGCTGGTCGCGCTGCACCGGCGTACGTGGGTGTCGGCGGCGGTCTCCGAGCGGGTCCTGGGCTGGCTGGCGGCCGGGGTGGACCACTCGCTGGTCGCCTCGGCGTTCGGGCTCGGCGGCCTGGACCCCCTGGTCGGGGACGCGGGGCTGGTGAACAAGACCGGGACCGACAGCGACGTGCGGTGCGACATCGGGCTGGTCACGGGGTCGTCGCGGGTGGCGGCGTACGCCGGCCTGGGCAACGGCGACCCGGTCGACCTCGTCCCGCGGCTGCGGGCGCTGGGTGACCGGGTCAGGGTGCTCGTGGGACCGGGCTGA
- a CDS encoding biotin carboxylase N-terminal domain-containing protein translates to MIQRLLVANRAEIASRVFRTCRDLGIETVAVHSDADAELPYVGEADLAVHLAGTAPADTYLRADLIVQAAIDSGADALHPGYGFLSENADFARAVIAAGLTWVGPQPEAIDAMGSKIEAKRLMEAAGVPVLTNLDAATATEADLPLIVKASAGGGGRGMRIVRDLADLPREIEIAGDEALSAFGDGTVFVETYVERGRHVEVQVWGDAAGRIAVLGERDCSLQRRHQKVVEEAPAPGTFTSSTRTAMHRAARLAAEAIGYQGAGTVEFLYDEAGERFFFLEMNTRLQVEHPVTELVFGTDLVELQLRAAQGETSDVTYPAEPDGHAIEVRLYAEDPDQDYQPQSGLLRRFEIPTGPGVRVDSGFATGTTVSTHYDAMLAKVIAHGRTRDEAARRLAGTLRRARIHGVTTNRDQLLTILADPRFLAGEVSTAFLDEMPSRPVAAGHPEVAATIAIAEAARLARTVQRGTPVAWRNVVSQPQRTEFEVSTSSTTEGGSTVVEWYGGRDGYRVVDGPLVVAASPTSVTLESEGVRTSYEVALGATGSYDAPVVDVDWPGGHRALRRTPRFIDPADAVASGSLLAPMPGTVVRVAVEAGQSVVQGDTVLVLEAMKMQHTVSAPTAGTVTAVHVRPGSQVASGEVLAVVEGEDA, encoded by the coding sequence ATGATCCAGCGCCTCCTCGTCGCCAACCGGGCCGAGATCGCGTCCCGGGTGTTCCGCACCTGTCGCGACCTCGGCATCGAGACCGTCGCCGTCCACTCCGACGCCGACGCCGAGCTGCCCTACGTCGGCGAGGCCGACCTCGCGGTGCACCTGGCGGGCACCGCACCGGCCGACACCTACCTGCGCGCCGACCTGATCGTCCAGGCGGCGATCGACAGCGGTGCCGACGCGCTCCACCCCGGCTACGGCTTCCTGTCCGAGAACGCCGACTTCGCCCGCGCCGTCATCGCCGCCGGCCTCACCTGGGTCGGCCCGCAGCCCGAGGCGATCGACGCGATGGGCTCCAAGATCGAGGCCAAGCGCCTGATGGAGGCGGCCGGCGTACCCGTGCTGACCAACCTCGACGCCGCGACCGCCACCGAGGCCGACCTGCCGCTCATCGTCAAGGCGAGTGCCGGCGGCGGCGGCCGCGGCATGCGGATCGTGCGCGACCTCGCCGACCTCCCCCGTGAGATCGAGATCGCCGGCGACGAGGCGCTGTCGGCGTTCGGCGACGGCACCGTGTTCGTCGAGACCTACGTCGAGCGCGGCCGCCACGTCGAGGTGCAGGTCTGGGGCGACGCGGCGGGCCGCATCGCGGTCCTGGGCGAGCGCGACTGCTCCTTGCAGCGACGCCACCAGAAGGTCGTCGAGGAGGCGCCGGCGCCCGGCACCTTCACCTCCTCGACGCGGACGGCGATGCACCGCGCGGCCCGCCTCGCGGCCGAGGCCATCGGCTACCAGGGGGCGGGCACGGTCGAGTTCCTCTACGACGAGGCCGGCGAGCGCTTCTTCTTCCTCGAGATGAACACCCGGCTCCAGGTCGAGCACCCGGTCACCGAGCTGGTCTTCGGCACGGACCTCGTCGAGCTCCAGCTGCGCGCGGCGCAGGGCGAGACGTCCGACGTGACCTACCCCGCCGAGCCCGACGGGCACGCGATCGAGGTCCGGCTCTACGCCGAGGACCCCGACCAGGACTACCAGCCCCAGAGCGGGCTGCTGCGGCGCTTCGAGATCCCGACCGGGCCCGGCGTCCGCGTCGACTCGGGGTTCGCCACGGGGACGACCGTCTCGACGCACTACGACGCGATGCTGGCCAAGGTGATCGCCCACGGCCGGACCCGCGACGAGGCGGCGCGGCGTCTTGCCGGCACCCTGCGCCGCGCCCGCATCCACGGCGTCACCACCAACCGCGACCAGCTGCTGACGATCCTCGCCGACCCGCGGTTCCTGGCCGGCGAGGTCAGCACCGCCTTCCTCGACGAGATGCCGTCGCGCCCCGTGGCCGCCGGTCACCCCGAGGTCGCGGCGACGATCGCGATCGCCGAGGCGGCGCGGCTGGCGCGCACTGTCCAACGCGGTACGCCCGTCGCCTGGCGCAACGTGGTGAGCCAGCCGCAGCGCACCGAGTTCGAGGTCTCGACAAGCTCGACCACCGAGGGCGGCTCGACCGTCGTCGAGTGGTACGGCGGCCGCGACGGCTACCGCGTCGTCGACGGTCCGCTCGTGGTGGCGGCGTCCCCGACGAGCGTGACGTTGGAGTCCGAGGGCGTCCGGACGTCATACGAGGTGGCGCTCGGGGCCACCGGTTCGTATGACGCCCCCGTCGTCGACGTCGACTGGCCCGGCGGCCACCGCGCGCTGCGGCGTACCCCCCGCTTCATCGACCCTGCCGACGCCGTCGCCAGCGGCAGCCTGCTCGCGCCGATGCCCGGCACCGTCGTGCGGGTCGCCGTCGAGGCGGGTCAGTCCGTGGTCCAGGGCGACACCGTCCTGGTCCTGGAGGCCATGAAGATGCAGCACACCGTGAGCGCGCCGACCGCCGGCACCGTCACCGCGGTCCACGTCCGACCCGGGTCCCAGGTGGCCTCGGGAGAAGTCCTCGCCGTCGTCGAAGGAGAAGACGCATGA